One stretch of Schlesneria sp. DSM 10557 DNA includes these proteins:
- a CDS encoding cation-translocating P-type ATPase: protein MQKHTDTASGSTESENGASPEAATKFDAWHTLSVDDISGRLKTDQEDGLASAEAAERLKRVGPNSIAQAAERSAFSILISQFKSLIVGLLLVATVIAFAMNEQIEGAAILVVIFINAMIGFFTEWRAEQALTALQRQTVPVAHVVRDGHEHEIPAQDLVPGDLVVLSAGTRVPADGRILEAVRLQIEEAVLTGESVPVTKTSEPIAEDDAALGDRLNMAFLGTTITDGRGRMLVTSTGSQTEVGKIGTLINEVVARTSPLEQQLAQLGRLIIGVVLVLCVVIVLAGWIRGTTDFWHMMEIGISLAIAAVPEGLPAATTMTLALGMQRMARTRALIRRLPAVETLGSVTVICTDKTGTLTRNEMTVRTIVVDQRHYQVSGTGYEVEGTFQEGDQTVEVSASESLVRALQIGMLCNDAAIEREGDETTVLGDPTEAALVVVGEKGGLDRDVLADQFPRIGEIPFNSDNKRMVTVHQTSDGQQIEFIKGSPGSLLADSQHHLRDGQAVPLTSEDRKYWEEQNEVLAGAALRVLALGRRERAEGDEEGESGNLVFIGLVGMSDPLREEAKSAIEVCRTAGIRTVMMTGDQQATAGEIARQLGIDRDHDGRPLRLVHGKELVDLDDQRWEQAVADAGVFARVSPEHKLRIVAALQRQGHVVAMTGDGVNDAPALKEADIGIAMGIKGTEVAKENSDMVITDDNFASIVGAIEQGRIIYGNIIRFIHYLFSCNLSEVITVFAALMIGWPLPLAALQILWLNLITDIFPAFALALEPSTPNIMKRRPRDPDTPILPPRLIFLITWEGLLLAAVTLLAFAVGLNWHGSEGDGLKRATTIAFMTLALSQVFHAFNARSRNGSAFTRHLFANAWLWGAVIICVLLQLAAVHIPLLQRVLNTVPPTSSEWALIVTCSLIPVAVVEIVKLVQRMAGKGSDQD from the coding sequence GTGCAAAAGCACACGGACACAGCTTCGGGTTCAACAGAATCAGAAAACGGGGCTTCGCCTGAGGCTGCGACGAAATTCGACGCCTGGCATACGCTCTCTGTCGATGACATTTCTGGCCGGTTAAAGACAGATCAAGAGGACGGTCTTGCTTCCGCGGAAGCCGCAGAACGACTGAAACGGGTTGGTCCCAATTCGATTGCTCAGGCTGCAGAACGCTCAGCGTTTTCCATTCTCATCTCACAATTCAAAAGCCTGATAGTCGGATTACTGCTCGTCGCCACGGTCATTGCGTTTGCGATGAATGAACAGATCGAGGGAGCGGCAATTCTCGTTGTGATTTTCATTAACGCCATGATCGGATTTTTCACCGAATGGCGGGCCGAACAGGCATTAACCGCGCTGCAACGGCAAACAGTTCCTGTCGCTCATGTCGTCCGCGATGGTCATGAACACGAGATTCCCGCCCAAGATCTCGTCCCCGGTGATCTGGTCGTGCTGTCTGCCGGGACCCGTGTTCCCGCCGATGGGCGCATTCTGGAAGCCGTCCGGCTGCAGATCGAAGAAGCCGTGCTCACGGGAGAATCTGTCCCGGTCACAAAGACGTCCGAACCGATCGCCGAAGACGACGCCGCACTCGGCGATCGCTTGAACATGGCGTTTCTGGGGACCACGATCACCGACGGACGGGGTCGCATGCTCGTCACGTCGACTGGGTCCCAGACCGAAGTCGGCAAAATTGGAACATTGATCAATGAAGTCGTTGCTCGGACGTCCCCTCTCGAACAACAGCTTGCCCAACTAGGTCGGCTGATCATTGGTGTCGTCCTGGTCTTGTGCGTCGTCATCGTGCTGGCCGGTTGGATCAGAGGAACCACGGATTTCTGGCATATGATGGAGATCGGTATCTCGCTCGCCATCGCTGCCGTTCCTGAAGGGCTGCCCGCTGCGACGACCATGACGCTGGCGCTCGGAATGCAGCGAATGGCCAGAACTCGGGCGCTGATCCGCCGACTCCCGGCCGTCGAAACACTGGGTTCGGTCACGGTCATCTGCACGGACAAGACGGGAACGCTCACCCGGAACGAGATGACCGTGCGCACAATCGTTGTCGACCAGCGGCACTATCAGGTGAGCGGCACAGGCTATGAAGTCGAGGGGACGTTCCAGGAAGGCGATCAGACCGTCGAAGTGTCAGCCAGTGAATCGCTCGTCCGGGCGCTGCAAATCGGAATGCTCTGTAACGATGCCGCGATCGAACGCGAGGGGGACGAGACGACCGTTCTGGGGGACCCGACGGAAGCCGCACTGGTAGTCGTCGGCGAAAAAGGGGGGCTCGATCGCGACGTGCTGGCCGACCAATTTCCCCGGATCGGAGAAATCCCGTTCAACAGCGATAACAAACGGATGGTGACGGTGCACCAGACTTCCGACGGTCAACAGATCGAATTCATTAAGGGGTCGCCCGGCAGCCTTCTCGCCGACAGTCAGCATCATCTGAGAGATGGCCAGGCCGTTCCGCTGACATCGGAAGATCGTAAATACTGGGAGGAACAGAACGAAGTCCTTGCCGGCGCGGCTCTCAGGGTTCTCGCGCTCGGCCGACGGGAACGGGCAGAAGGGGACGAAGAGGGCGAGTCAGGCAATCTGGTCTTCATCGGGCTGGTAGGCATGAGTGACCCGCTACGAGAAGAGGCCAAATCAGCGATTGAAGTCTGTCGCACGGCGGGGATCAGGACCGTCATGATGACGGGAGACCAGCAGGCAACCGCCGGCGAAATTGCACGGCAACTGGGAATCGATCGCGACCACGATGGCCGCCCGTTACGACTGGTGCATGGGAAAGAACTGGTCGATCTGGACGACCAGCGCTGGGAACAGGCGGTCGCCGATGCCGGGGTTTTTGCCCGTGTTTCGCCAGAACACAAACTGCGAATCGTGGCGGCTCTGCAGCGACAGGGGCACGTCGTCGCGATGACGGGTGATGGAGTCAACGATGCTCCGGCGCTGAAAGAAGCGGACATCGGAATCGCCATGGGGATCAAGGGGACTGAAGTCGCCAAAGAAAATTCCGACATGGTGATCACCGACGACAATTTCGCCAGTATCGTCGGTGCGATCGAACAGGGTCGAATTATCTACGGCAACATCATCCGGTTCATCCATTATCTTTTCTCGTGCAACCTGTCGGAAGTCATCACCGTCTTTGCGGCCCTCATGATCGGCTGGCCCCTGCCACTGGCGGCACTGCAGATCCTGTGGCTGAATCTGATCACGGACATCTTCCCGGCGTTTGCATTGGCACTCGAACCATCAACGCCCAACATCATGAAGCGGCGACCCCGTGACCCGGATACTCCCATCCTGCCACCTCGTCTTATCTTCCTGATTACCTGGGAAGGGTTGCTGCTCGCCGCAGTGACGCTGCTGGCCTTCGCCGTTGGTTTAAACTGGCACGGCAGCGAAGGGGACGGCTTGAAGCGCGCCACGACGATTGCCTTTATGACCCTGGCACTGTCTCAGGTCTTTCACGCGTTTAACGCGAGGTCCCGCAACGGCTCCGCCTTCACGCGACATCTCTTCGCGAATGCCTGGTTGTGGGGGGCGGTGATCATCTGCGTGCTTCTCCAACTGGCGGCTGTCCATATTCCACTTCTGCAACGAGTGTTGAATACGGTTCCACCCACGTCTTCCGAATGGGCCTTGATCGTCACGTGTTCTTTGATCCCGGTAGCCGTGGTGGAGATTGTCAAACTCGTGCAGCGAATGGCAGGCAAGGGGAGTGACCAGGACTGA
- a CDS encoding universal stress protein, with the protein MNSDVSAHVAYRHILVATDFSPPAEAALKQAVWLSQKTGAKITLAHCLPNIRKLLESASYEGKKDFLYGEGSTFHHEVERDSLAKMQKLIAQTNIGSDQIRPITLLGAPHLQIATAVQSEGCDLVLAGTRGMSTWQHFLIGSTAKRLVRNCPASVWIVKGETQSQPQRILAATDFSDVSRKAVQESISIANQANAELHLVHVIDSLDATEEVLSKIPNGSSLRSEVNVEAKKRFDEFVSSLNLGTRTVQQHLSYGTPWQEIGRLTKHINADLVVLGTIGRSGIRELLLGNTAEKVLDTCDCSILTVKPADFVSPIIPPFKSVAGQPKTDA; encoded by the coding sequence ATGAATAGCGATGTCAGTGCTCATGTTGCCTACCGTCATATCCTCGTCGCAACCGATTTTTCTCCCCCTGCGGAAGCCGCGTTGAAGCAGGCTGTCTGGCTGTCACAGAAAACAGGTGCGAAGATCACGTTGGCTCATTGCCTTCCCAATATTCGCAAGCTGCTGGAGTCGGCTTCCTACGAGGGGAAGAAAGACTTCCTCTATGGCGAAGGAAGTACGTTCCATCATGAGGTCGAGCGTGACTCGCTTGCCAAAATGCAGAAGCTGATCGCTCAGACGAATATTGGCAGCGATCAGATCCGCCCCATCACGCTGCTCGGGGCCCCTCACCTGCAGATTGCGACAGCCGTTCAGAGCGAAGGCTGCGATCTGGTATTGGCGGGGACACGCGGGATGTCGACCTGGCAGCACTTTCTCATTGGCAGTACCGCGAAGCGGCTGGTTCGTAACTGCCCTGCCTCGGTCTGGATTGTTAAGGGGGAAACTCAAAGTCAGCCTCAACGGATCCTCGCAGCGACAGATTTTTCGGATGTCAGCCGCAAGGCGGTGCAAGAGTCGATCTCGATTGCGAATCAGGCGAATGCCGAACTGCATCTGGTGCATGTCATTGACTCACTCGACGCCACGGAAGAGGTCTTGAGTAAAATTCCGAACGGAAGCTCTCTGAGAAGCGAAGTCAACGTCGAGGCGAAAAAGCGATTCGACGAGTTTGTCTCTTCATTGAATCTCGGAACCCGGACCGTCCAGCAACATCTCAGCTACGGAACACCCTGGCAGGAAATCGGCAGGCTGACGAAGCACATCAATGCAGATCTGGTGGTGCTGGGCACCATTGGCCGCAGCGGCATCCGGGAACTGTTGCTGGGTAACACTGCCGAGAAAGTCCTCGATACCTGCGATTGCAGCATCCTGACCGTCAAGCCGGCCGACTTCGTTTCACCGATCATCCCTCCATTTAAGTCAGTCGCGGGTCAACCAAAGACTGACGCATAA
- a CDS encoding MFS transporter has translation MKTFDDDQTSVGQVESLEDPTFQRPTQELSSSSEIVWDGSLRATAVRYRAIGWLATASGLAYLCRNSIGVAESRIRDDLGLTLAESGQFMGAFFWTYALFQIPTGSFSYRFGTRLAMTCFAVAWSAAMFGTALSSSFALLIVAQMVMGIAQAGFFPASINSIKYWMPMSQRSLGCGLLAVGMQVGAIAASVLTGRLLEVKVMTWMEVMTWRSVFILFALPGFVWALIFFIRFRDRPEGCAGVNSAERELISANVSPDDVSRQENEADRTNWLAMFSHLGLLLICGQQICRAAGYMFFASWFPTFLQQTRGVSIAQSGYMQGIVFAGALGGSLLGGLLVDWVWKRTGSLWLSRSGIGAYSLGICGLLILGSWYVQDMTAALMLLAVAVFCGSFAGPAMGAAVIDIGGARVAQTLGTVNMAGNLAVAVCPIIVGELFQQTEDWNLVLILFAATYLVGALCWAFVNPSRRIFTPLQADS, from the coding sequence ATGAAAACGTTCGATGACGATCAGACATCGGTTGGACAAGTCGAGTCGTTGGAAGATCCCACGTTCCAGCGACCCACCCAGGAACTTTCCTCTTCATCAGAGATCGTGTGGGACGGGAGTCTGCGTGCAACGGCCGTTCGCTACCGGGCGATTGGCTGGCTAGCGACGGCCAGCGGGCTGGCCTATTTGTGCCGAAATTCGATTGGCGTGGCAGAGAGCCGTATCCGGGATGATCTGGGATTAACCCTGGCGGAATCTGGCCAGTTCATGGGGGCTTTCTTCTGGACGTATGCCCTGTTTCAAATTCCGACCGGATCGTTCTCGTATCGGTTTGGTACGCGACTGGCGATGACCTGCTTTGCGGTCGCCTGGTCAGCGGCCATGTTCGGCACCGCCCTCTCTTCCAGTTTTGCATTGTTGATTGTCGCTCAAATGGTGATGGGAATTGCCCAAGCGGGTTTTTTTCCTGCTTCGATCAATTCCATTAAGTACTGGATGCCGATGTCGCAGCGATCGCTCGGGTGCGGTCTGCTGGCGGTAGGAATGCAAGTCGGCGCCATCGCGGCCAGCGTCCTTACGGGGCGACTGCTGGAGGTGAAGGTGATGACGTGGATGGAGGTGATGACGTGGAGAAGTGTCTTCATTCTCTTCGCTCTACCCGGTTTTGTCTGGGCCTTGATCTTCTTCATTCGATTCCGGGATCGTCCTGAGGGCTGCGCCGGCGTTAACTCTGCGGAGCGGGAACTCATTAGCGCGAATGTCTCTCCTGACGATGTCTCTCGGCAGGAGAATGAAGCAGACCGAACGAACTGGCTGGCGATGTTCAGTCACCTGGGCCTGTTGCTGATTTGCGGTCAACAGATTTGCCGTGCGGCAGGCTATATGTTCTTCGCGAGCTGGTTTCCGACCTTTCTGCAGCAAACCCGGGGTGTGTCCATCGCGCAGTCAGGCTACATGCAGGGAATCGTTTTTGCCGGAGCATTGGGTGGGAGCCTGCTCGGCGGACTTCTCGTTGACTGGGTCTGGAAACGGACCGGAAGTCTCTGGCTCAGCCGAAGTGGAATCGGGGCGTATTCACTGGGAATATGTGGATTGCTCATTCTGGGAAGCTGGTATGTGCAGGACATGACTGCGGCGTTGATGTTACTGGCCGTCGCGGTCTTCTGCGGGTCGTTCGCTGGTCCGGCGATGGGGGCGGCCGTGATTGATATCGGTGGAGCGCGCGTTGCACAAACACTGGGTACAGTCAACATGGCGGGCAATCTGGCAGTGGCGGTTTGCCCGATCATCGTCGGCGAACTGTTCCAGCAAACCGAGGACTGGAATCTCGTCCTGATTCTGTTCGCTGCGACATATCTGGTGGGGGCACTGTGCTGGGCCTTCGTGAATCCGTCCCGCCGGATTTTCACTCCGCTACAAGCTGACTCGTGA
- a CDS encoding dihydrodipicolinate synthase family protein, producing the protein MTVSREQDTLQGVLPVLHTPFFEDESIDWPTLEREIDWAFEVGADGVVVAMVSEVCRLPVELRRELAEFVCRRAQGRGFSVISVGAESTAEACQLAEHAARHGASAVMAIPPIATRLPAFKTRDYFGAIAERVSIPLIVQDASGYVGAAISLDVYLELLHRFGPERIFFKPEAHPLGPNLSRLRDATKGQAKIFEGSGGINLVDCYRRGIQGTMPGTDLLDGVISLWRALKAGDDERIYQLSLPICGLVALQLSAGLDGFLSIEKYLMKKRGIFPNTVQRQPVGWELDPETQAEVDRLFLRLQATIR; encoded by the coding sequence ATGACGGTTTCCCGTGAACAGGACACGCTCCAGGGTGTGCTGCCCGTCCTCCATACTCCCTTTTTCGAGGATGAGTCGATTGACTGGCCCACGCTGGAGCGAGAGATCGACTGGGCGTTCGAGGTTGGTGCGGACGGTGTCGTAGTCGCCATGGTCAGTGAAGTCTGTCGGCTTCCCGTAGAACTGCGCCGTGAACTGGCAGAATTCGTCTGCCGGCGTGCTCAGGGCCGCGGATTCTCGGTGATCAGCGTCGGCGCTGAGAGCACGGCCGAGGCGTGCCAACTGGCCGAGCATGCTGCCCGCCATGGGGCCAGCGCCGTGATGGCAATCCCACCCATCGCCACCCGGTTGCCTGCTTTCAAGACACGTGACTACTTCGGGGCGATTGCCGAACGAGTTTCGATTCCGCTGATTGTCCAGGATGCCTCCGGTTATGTAGGAGCCGCCATTTCGCTGGATGTCTATCTGGAACTGCTTCATCGGTTCGGCCCTGAACGGATCTTTTTCAAGCCAGAGGCGCATCCGCTCGGACCAAATTTGTCCCGATTGCGAGATGCGACCAAGGGACAGGCAAAGATCTTCGAAGGGTCGGGGGGCATCAATCTGGTCGACTGTTACCGTCGCGGCATTCAGGGAACGATGCCCGGTACGGATCTGCTGGATGGTGTGATCTCCCTCTGGCGAGCGCTCAAAGCCGGGGATGACGAGCGGATCTATCAGCTCTCATTGCCGATTTGCGGACTCGTCGCGTTGCAACTCTCTGCCGGTCTGGATGGATTCCTGTCGATCGAAAAGTATCTGATGAAGAAACGGGGGATTTTTCCCAACACTGTTCAACGGCAACCGGTTGGCTGGGAACTCGATCCCGAAACTCAGGCCGAGGTGGATCGACTGTTTCTGAGGCTGCAGGCCACGATTCGATAA
- the dgoD gene encoding galactonate dehydratase codes for MKITAIETHVCHARMRNWIFVKVITNQPGLVGWGEATLEWHTRSVVGAIEDLCQLLVGEDPRRVEYLWQMMWRQHFWHGNGIVRSTAIAGIDLALWDILGKIHGVPCHHLWGGPVRNSIRLYCHLGGGNLESFYETPVDNANQFADLARQAVEEGFTAFKSMAVPPTMPIEGMRSIKAADACVSAMRDAVGDDIDIMVDCHARPSPAMGMQFAQALDQYGLYFFEEPCWPESLDGLAAINAAVVTPIATGERLTHLAAFRDLFAVRGCEICQLDLTHCGGFTEARRIAALADAHRIALAPHNPQGPVSTAASLEFGFSQPNYIICESVHQDVPWRDEVVDEGYVIDPRTRTVTPNTRPGLGVTVNEEAIKKYPFQQEVLQRTFYSDGAVGDW; via the coding sequence GAATCAGCCGGGGCTCGTCGGATGGGGTGAAGCAACGCTCGAGTGGCATACCCGCAGCGTGGTGGGCGCGATCGAAGATCTCTGTCAGTTACTTGTGGGGGAAGATCCGCGTCGGGTGGAATACCTGTGGCAGATGATGTGGCGACAGCACTTCTGGCACGGGAACGGCATCGTACGATCGACTGCCATCGCCGGAATCGACCTGGCTCTCTGGGACATTCTGGGCAAGATTCATGGCGTGCCATGCCATCACCTTTGGGGCGGCCCGGTACGCAACTCGATCCGACTCTATTGTCATCTGGGCGGGGGAAACCTCGAGAGCTTCTATGAAACTCCCGTCGACAACGCGAATCAGTTCGCCGATCTGGCTCGGCAGGCGGTTGAGGAAGGATTCACCGCCTTCAAATCGATGGCGGTCCCCCCGACGATGCCGATCGAGGGGATGCGTTCGATCAAGGCGGCCGATGCCTGCGTGTCCGCGATGCGCGACGCTGTCGGTGACGACATTGATATTATGGTCGACTGCCACGCTCGCCCTTCCCCGGCCATGGGGATGCAGTTCGCGCAGGCTCTGGATCAATATGGCCTCTATTTCTTCGAAGAACCCTGCTGGCCGGAAAGTCTGGATGGTCTGGCCGCGATCAATGCCGCGGTAGTTACTCCGATCGCAACAGGGGAACGATTGACTCATCTGGCGGCGTTCCGGGACCTGTTCGCTGTCCGCGGATGTGAAATCTGTCAGCTTGATCTGACTCATTGTGGTGGCTTCACTGAAGCGCGGCGAATCGCGGCTCTGGCGGACGCTCACCGGATTGCCCTGGCGCCCCATAATCCACAAGGGCCCGTCAGCACGGCCGCCTCGCTGGAATTCGGGTTCTCGCAACCGAACTATATCATCTGTGAATCCGTGCATCAGGACGTTCCGTGGCGTGATGAAGTTGTCGATGAGGGCTACGTGATTGACCCTCGAACAAGGACCGTCACTCCCAATACGCGTCCCGGGCTGGGGGTCACCGTCAATGAAGAGGCGATCAAGAAGTATCCGTTCCAGCAGGAAGTACTGCAGCGAACCTTCTACAGCGACGGTGCGGTGGGCGATTGGTGA